A single region of the Maylandia zebra isolate NMK-2024a linkage group LG17, Mzebra_GT3a, whole genome shotgun sequence genome encodes:
- the kifap3a gene encoding LOW QUALITY PROTEIN: kinesin-associated protein 3a (The sequence of the model RefSeq protein was modified relative to this genomic sequence to represent the inferred CDS: inserted 2 bases in 1 codon), protein MYYSQSVRNLKGCTLDIHPTDTALVVQYKVEATVLGELEEPKVVVQKDCQKIICLKGLNASTDTXTLAQKVVEESPLIHPSKLHEVEQLLFYLQNGKQSNDTQEKKQISLQDFPPYAGLEVDNKAGIIRIDEYQGEKKSTEGRLSTRQRHGNRSSPETVLRALARVLREDWKWSIDLATTIISVFFCFSSMLLKWEATEGLAHVQEMCQSPHLLMALSHPAPPPPFGADPRPHLNTIVRPKHGGLAGPLLDPVALFLLLNLGEDTHTELKMRNKNTVHMLLKIVDREDNELLLVVITILKKHSIFLGSKIDNVEMSVVEKLARLVPSDYKELLDATLRLLFSLSFDTSLHNQAGFIPKLSSLLADEGQRQLSMSILYNISMDHKFRSMFADTDCIPQDFWSAPESISNSVTKRSSHHGGQVRIPWLRRWLPSSPQTNAYATEE, encoded by the exons ATGTACTACAGCCAGTCTGTCAG GAATTTAAAGGGATGTACTCTGGATATCCACCCGACTGACACAGCTCTTGTTGTTCAGTATAAGGTGGAGGCAACTGTTCTTGGGGAGCTGGAGGAACCCAAGGTTGTCGTCCAAAAAGATTGTCAGAAAAT CATTTGCCTAAAAGGCCTGAAtgccagcacagacac cactcttgCTCAGAAGGTGGTTGAGGAATCTCCACTGATTCACCCATCTAAACTCCATGAAGTGGAGCAGTTGCTCTTCTACCTGCAAAACGGCAAGCAATCAAATG ACACCCAGGAGAAGAAACAGATATCACTTCAAGACTTTCCTCCTTATGCTGGATTAGAA GTGGATAACAAAGCGGGCATCATCAGAATTGATGAATAT CagggagagaaaaagagcaCTGAGGGACGTCTGTCAACCAGGCAGCGACATGGAAACCGGTCCAGTCCTG AAACTGTCCTTAGAGCCTTGGCCAGAGTCCTAAGAGAAGACTGGAAGTGGAGTATAGACTTGGCAACAACCATCATctctgtcttcttctgtttctccag CATGCTGCTGAAATGGGAAGCAACAGAGGGATTAGCTCATGTACAAGAGATGTGCCAGTCACCTCACCTGTTGATGGCCCTGAGCCATCCAGCTCCACCTCCCCCATTTGGAGCTGACCCAAGACCCCACCTCAACACCATAGTTAGGCCAAAG CATGGGGGTCTagcaggacccttactggatccGG TTGCTCTGTTTCTGCTGCTCAACCTGggtgaagacacacacacagagctgaagaTGAGGAACAAAAACACTGTTCACATGCTTTTGAAGATTGTGGACCGTGAAGATAATGAGCTACTGCTGGTTGTTATCACCATCCTCAAGAAGCACTCTATCTTCCTGGGGAGTAAGATTGACAATG TGGAAATGTCAGTGGTAG AGAAGCTGGCCCGTTTAGTTCCCAGTGACTACAAGGAGCTCCTGGACGCCACCCTGCGCCTCCTGTTCAGCCTGTCTTTTGACACTTCTCTCCACAACCAGGCTGGATTCATTCCCAAACTTTCCTCTCTGCTTG CTGATGAGGGCCAGAGACAGCTCAGCATGTCCATTCTGTATAACATCAGCATGGACCACAAATTTAGGTCCATGTTTGCCGACACAGACTGCATACCGCAG GATTTCtggtctgcgcctgagtccatTTCAAACTCTGTGACAAAACGATCCAGCCATCATGGAGGTCAGGTCAGGATCCCGTGGCTCAGGCGCTGGCTGCCTAGCTCGCCACAAACAAATGCTTATGCAACAGAGGAATGA